A single Lacerta agilis isolate rLacAgi1 chromosome 10, rLacAgi1.pri, whole genome shotgun sequence DNA region contains:
- the TBC1D15 gene encoding LOW QUALITY PROTEIN: TBC1 domain family member 15 (The sequence of the model RefSeq protein was modified relative to this genomic sequence to represent the inferred CDS: inserted 4 bases in 4 codons; deleted 3 bases in 3 codons) gives MAAPGSGKVVYEQEGVFIHSSSGNSDDQDCLLSGILRVIEKDTEVIVDWRSLDDSLDSSNILYARKDSSSVVEWAQTPKEKTPRGTEHPNSYEAEWDMVNTVSFKKKPQSNGDAAVHTNGRNKWSFLFSLADLKSIKQNKEGMGWSYLVFCLKDDVVLPALHFHHGDSALLIHSLXKYVVLCDSPVDKRILVNCQSISQSFENLLDEPTYGLLEKLKTDPYTATMGRFSKVTNYIFDSLRGSDPATQQRPPSEMADFXSDAIPGLKINQQEEPGFEVITRIDLGKRPEVNRRQPVSVEEWTKNMDSEGRIXNADSMKQMIFRGGLCHALRKEVWKFLLGYYPWHSTREERTNVQKRKIDEYFRMKLQWKSVSEEQEKRNYRLRDYRSLIEKDVNRTDRTNKFYEGQDNPGLILLHDILMTYCMYDFDLGYVQGMSDLLSPILYVMENEVDAFWCFALYMDQMHQNFEEQMQGMKTQLIQLSTLLRLLDSEFCSYLESQDSGYLYFCFRWLLIRFKREFSFQDILRLWEVMWTDLPCQNFHLLICCAILESEKKQXMEKHYGFNEILKHINELSMKMDVEDVLCKAEAVSMQMINCKELPQAVCEILGLENSAATTPDSDTGEDETAGGISHSMSAYPNISKPVAAANGTSESIEQVTPTVLTD, from the exons gttgtaTATGAACAGGAAGGAGTTTTCATTCACTCCTCCAGTGGAAACAGTGATGATCAGGATTGTTTGTTATCTGGGATACTGAGAGTCATAGAGAAG GATACTGAGGTGATAGTAGATTGGAGATCACTGGATGATTCATTAGATTCGTCTAATATACTATATGCTAGAAAG GATTCCAGTTCTGTTGTTGAGTGGGCACAG ACTCCTAAAGAGAAGACTCCGCGAGGGACAGAACATCCAAACAGTTACGAGGCAGAATGGGATATGGTCAACAcagtctcttttaaaaaaaaaccacagtcaAATGGAG ATGCTGCTGTTCACACAAATGGACGA AACAAGTGGTCCTTCCTGTTCAGTTTAGCAGATCTAAAgtccattaagcaaaacaaagAAGGAATGGGATGGTCCTATTTGGTATTCTGCTTAAAGGATGATGTTGTCCTCCCAGCTCTTCACTTCCATCATGGAGACAGCGCCTTATTGATTCATTCCC AGAAATATGTGGTGCTCTGTGA CTCTCCAGTA GACAAGAGAATTCTTGTGAACTGCCAGAGTATTTCACAGTCCTTTGAAAATCTCCTTGATGAACCAACCTATGGTTTATTAGAG AAATTGAAGACTGATCCTTACACAGCAACAATGGGAAGATTTTCGAAAGTGACCAACTATATATTTGATAGTTTACGAGGAAGTGACCCAGCAACTCAGCAGCGGCCTCCGTCAGAAATGGCAGACT TTAGCGATGCTATACCaggcttaaaaataaatcaacaggAAGAACCAGGATTTGAAGTCATTACACGG ATCGATTTAGGAAAGCGACCCGAAGTGAACAGAAGACAGCCAGTGTCGGTTGAAGAATGGACTAAGAATATGGATTCTGAAGGGAGAA ATAATGCTGACTCCATGAAACAAATGATATTCAGAGGG GGCCTTTGTCATGCTTTGAGAAAGGAAGTCTGGAAGTTTCTTTTGGGTTATTACCCTTGGCACAGTACTAGGGAAGAAAGAACAAATGTACAGAAAAGGAAAAT AGATGAGTATTTCAGGATGAAGCTTCAGTGGAAATCTGTCAGTgaagaacaagaaaaaagaaactatAGACTGAGGGACTACAGGAGTCTTATAG AAAAAGATGTAAACAGAACAGACCGAACAAACAAGTTTTATGAAGGTCAAGATAATCCTGGGCTGATATTGCTTCATGACATCTTGATGACCTATTGCATGTATGACTTTGATTTGG GCTATGTTCAGGGAATGAGTGACCTGCTTTCTCCGATTTTATATGTGATGGAGAATGAAGTTGATGCCTTTTGGTGCTTTGCATTGTACATGGATCAAATG CACCAGAATTTTGAAGAGCAAATGCAGGGTATGAAGACACAGCTAATTCAACTGAGTACTTTACTTCGCTTGCTAGATAGTGAATTTTGCAGTTACTTGG aaTCTCAAGATTCAGGATACCTTTAT TTTTGCTTCCGGTGGCTTCTAATaagatttaaaagagaatttagTTTTCAAGATATTCTTCGCTTATGGGAG GTAATGTGGACAGACTTGCCTTGTCAGAACTTCCACCTTCTCATCTGTTGCGCTATCCTTGAATCCGAAAAGAAGC TTATGGAGAAGCATTATGGCTTCAATGAAATACTGAAG CATATCAATGAACTGTCTATGAAAATGGATGTTGAAGACGTACTTTGCAAAGCAGAAGCCGTTTCTATGCAGATGATAAATTGCAAG gaATTGCCCCAAGCAGTCTGTGAGATCTTGGGATTAGAGAACAGTGCTGCAACAACACCAGATTCAGACACTGGGGAAGATGAAACTGCTGGTGGAATAAGTCACTCCATGTCAGCCTATCCAAATATCTCCaagcctgttgctgctgccaaTGGAACAAGTGAAAGTATTGAACAAGTGACCCCCACTGTGCTGACAGATTGA